Below is a genomic region from Cyanobacteriota bacterium.
CTGTTATACCTAATCTATTAGCTTTTGGTGGTATCTTCTGTCCCATACTATGCTACCTTGCCCTTTTTTTTGTTACGTGGTGAATTATCCCAAACATATGCTGCGTATTCTGCTGCATTCATCTCACTTAAAACTAATCTCACTTGTGCAGTTCTCTTTTTGATACTGTGAGCTGTTCCTTTGCTAACGGCTCTCCATCTTTTGTAAACTACACCATCATCAACTAAAAGCTGAGAGATCTTGAGATTTTCAGGGTTCTGTATTGCAAAGTTGTGACTAGCGTTAGCCATTGCACTTTCGATTAATTTTTTTATTGGCAAAGCTGCTGCATAAGGTGCAAAGCCGAGCTGTGTAACAGCATCACCGGCAGTCATTGTACGAATTAAATTCACGCAACGACGAACCTTGCGGGCCGTTTGTCTCATAAAACCAATTCTTGCTCTAACAAGTTTGGTCTCAGGCTTCGTTTCAGTACTTGATGCTTCTACTACTTTTGTTTCTGTTTTAGCATTAGTTGCTTTGGCAGGTTTCTTTTCAACCTCTTTTGTTTTCTTAGCTGAAGCTTTTTTAGCTGGTTTTTTTTCAGCCGTTTCTTCTACTACATTAGACATCTTGCTTGAGTCCTTTTTATCTTCTTTAGCGGAACCAGTGCTTTGCACCGTCCCGACCTCTTGTGTGTCAACATCACTAGCAAAACTTTGTTTTGCAGGATGCTTAGTATTTTGTTCTTGGTCTTTTTTAGCCATGTCTTATCTCCGTACTATTTGGTTTTTTTCGAACCAGAGTGTCCTTTAAATGTTCTGGTGATTGAAAACTCACCAAGTCTATGTCCGACCATTGACTCTGTACAATAAACAGGTATGAACTTACGTCCATTGTGTACTGCAATTGTGAAACTTACCATCTCTGGCAATATCATTGATGCGCGTTTGTAAGTCTTAATAACTCTTTTTTCGCCTGAAGCACGCATTACTTGGAGCTTTTTCCAAAGTGATTCGTGTACATATGGTCCTTTTTTCTGTGATCTTGCCATTTTTTACCTTTTATGCTTTTGATGAAATCTTTTTACCTTTGCGGTTTGTAATGATCATCTTAGATGATGCCTTCTTCGGCTTACGAGTCTTACGACCAAGACGTTTACCAGTGAATGATTTAGGAATACCACCAATCGGTGCTTTACCTTCACCACCACCATGAGGGTGGTCAACTGGATTCATCGCAGAACCACGTACCGTAGGTCTGATACCTAATTTACGTCTACGACCAGCTTTACCCCAAACGATATTTTTCCAGTCAGAATTGCCAAGCTCACCAAGTGTAGCCATGCAATCAACTTTGACTCTACGCATCTCACCAGATGGAAGTCTTAAAGTAGCAAGTTCATCTTCTTTTGCAAGAAGCTGAGCTGAATTACCAGCAGATCTCACCATTTGAGCTCCTTTACCAGGAGTAAGTTCGATATTGTGAATAGTAGAACCAAGAGGTAGATCTCTGATCGCTAAGGCGTTACCAGATTTGATCTCTGCTTCAGGTCCTGATTCAACAATCGCACCAATTGTTAATCCTTTCGGGCATAGAATATATCTTTTTTCGCCATCTGCATACACAAGAAGAGCGATATGCACATTGCGGTTTGGATCGTACTCAATAGTACTAACTTTAGCTTTGATGCCAAATTTATTACGCTTAAAAT
It encodes:
- the rpsS gene encoding 30S ribosomal protein S19; this encodes MARSQKKGPYVHESLWKKLQVMRASGEKRVIKTYKRASMILPEMVSFTIAVHNGRKFIPVYCTESMVGHRLGEFSITRTFKGHSGSKKTK
- the rplV gene encoding 50S ribosomal protein L22, producing the protein MAKKDQEQNTKHPAKQSFASDVDTQEVGTVQSTGSAKEDKKDSSKMSNVVEETAEKKPAKKASAKKTKEVEKKPAKATNAKTETKVVEASSTETKPETKLVRARIGFMRQTARKVRRCVNLIRTMTAGDAVTQLGFAPYAAALPIKKLIESAMANASHNFAIQNPENLKISQLLVDDGVVYKRWRAVSKGTAHSIKKRTAQVRLVLSEMNAAEYAAYVWDNSPRNKKKGKVA
- the rplB gene encoding 50S ribosomal protein L2, with translation MALKKYKPTTPGSRGTILLDRSDVTTNKPERTLTSKLRKHTGRNNTGKITCRHKGGGNKKKYRDIDFKRNKFGIKAKVSTIEYDPNRNVHIALLVYADGEKRYILCPKGLTIGAIVESGPEAEIKSGNALAIRDLPLGSTIHNIELTPGKGAQMVRSAGNSAQLLAKEDELATLRLPSGEMRRVKVDCMATLGELGNSDWKNIVWGKAGRRRKLGIRPTVRGSAMNPVDHPHGGGEGKAPIGGIPKSFTGKRLGRKTRKPKKASSKMIITNRKGKKISSKA